The region GGTACACCCCTGATCAAAATTAGACTCATAGTGCTGGAATATCCTAAAAATCAGAAATGCAGATAAAATGTATGATAATGGGTTCCTGTGTCATTCTAGTTTTCATGAACAAGATCAAAACAAGGTTACATTTCATCACCACTGTTTAAAAGCTTATTATGTAATGCAAAGTTCTGTGGATGAGCCCCAAAATAAACAGTGAGTCAAAGAACTTAGTGAAAAGAAGCAAATTGGTGGATAAGAGTTTTCATTTTACTCTTttcaaaaagttttaaaacattaatgtaCAAAGAGAAAACCATACTGtaagattaataataataaaaagagatCTAAGTCTTATGTCCTCTATACACATACAGTGTTCATGTTATTTGGCCTCACTGACTATTGTTTGCTGCAGGGCAGCAGCTCTGTAAGGCCACTGACATGTGAGAATGAAGGCTTACATGTTCTTGAGGGGACAATTGTACAAAGATCAAGCCAGTAGTTTACCCAGGGGTCATTTTCTTCCTGAACTAGGCTACATCAGGTCGAACATGAGAACTGCTAAGCCGCTGAACGAGAAGCTAGACTTTACTGCAGAACAAAAGTGCTGTTTGGCGATGCACCTGATACCACTtgataaaatatttactgttaCATGACAACTGCAAACAATGGAAAGTTATTATAGGGATGACTATATGACTATAGAGAAGACTAAAACACCAAAACTCTTCAGCTATAATTTTATTACTTAACAGCTTaattttttacacaaacacatgattttAAGCATGTATGATATTTCCATCGTTTGATTTAATCTAaccaaaaatggaaataaaatatagaGTTTGATCAGTGTATCATTTAAGGTTGTCCTCCAAGATCACTCTATATCTCCATCTCTGTTTACATGCCACTCCTAGGGATCCTTAATGCAAAACAAGGTAAGAGGCTGCCTGTTCAGTCCCTTCACATCAATGCATGGGTTTAGCATGGGGTACAGAGGCTCTGTGCACTGCACACAGAAAGAGTGAAGCAGGGTGATAGCATCAGCATCGTAGAATGACAGCTCCCCCTTCTGGAGATTGGTCAGTATACCCAGCTTTCTGACTCTCTTTCCCACTGACAGTTGCTTCTCCTGGGTATCATGACATGCCAGGTACTGCCCATCTCCATGGTAGATGCACCAGGATGTGTTGGTCACACCCAGGCTGGAGGAACTCTGACTTGATCCATCTTTTTTATCAGCTGGTCCAGTGGTCATACCTATCAGCCAGTAGGGTTTCTCCTGGACAATGACCTCCCAGTAGTGCTGGCCAGTAGTAAAACTCTCCTGAGCCAGGACACTGCACTGGGAGTCATATGGTTGAGGGCTCAGATCCTCGCTGACAGGTTCTCTTCTCCAGTACacttgcttcctgtcttgggaTATTTCCAGTTTCGGATGGGCTGTCTTGGAGTCCAGAGCAGGAGAACTTAGATCTGCAAATATAAATCTACAATTGGTACACTACTACGGACGTAGCGGGGGTTGATTTTAGATTGGTAAATATTTGGTACTTTACTAACATGACCACATTCGTGGAAAGTGTTGGGACAGAGCCACCGAAAGCTCGTCCACCAGCTTTTCTACGGTTCTCAGTTTCTCAGGATCACACAGAACCCTGTCTACTTCCTGGATAGGTGCTAAATCCAAAGGTTCACtgcaataaaaactgaacaccATTAGAGGGCCAAAAATAAAGCAGCTAGGATGGAAAAGAGAAATTATATACTCACCAAAGATTCTGTGCTGTGATTTGCTGTTGAAAATAAACAGGTCATGtacagctgcagtcacagaaaatatataatctGCATTTGTGCTACACATTCACATGTCACATTATCACAATGACACACTGTCATAACAAGAGGTACCTACCTGCAGGAATCTCAGATCATTTGTGTCCTGTAGGAGTGATTTGCTGGAGGCTCTGAGGCTATCTATCTGTTTGATCTGGGCCTCCATGATGCCCCTCTGGGCTTCTAGCCACTCTGTCATGTATGTCTCCTCTTCATCTATAATCTGCATCATCAGGCGCTCATCACCATCCAGCACGACGCGGATTCTGCTGTACTTGTCTGAGATTCTCTCTCTGAAATCTGCAGCAGACTtctaggaaataaaaaaaaataaacattgtttgAATACATACAAGAGGGGATTAtgttaatgatttaaaaaaaatgtgattaaaaaaggCAGCTTTCATATTGATTGTACCACTGTTTGCGTATACAGTGACTCCAAGTCCTTGATGGCAAGTTCTGCTTCGCTTCTCCTCTTCAGCAGTTGGTTCATAGTGGTCTCTAACATGCCctaaagacagaaatacaacagGCCTATAGAAAATGAATACcctgacagaaaaataaagaaatagtcATCACACttaaggaaataaaacacactagCCAATGACAACACAGTACTGATATTCACCTTGAAGTGTACGCAGGCATCATGGAGTTGAGATGCTTTGTGGTTCTTGTGCATGCCAACcaggacacacaaacaacacacagggaCCCTTTCCTCCATACAGAAGAGCTTGAGCTCATCACGATGCTCCCTGCACTTCAGAGACAGCGGATCTCCTGTCACCTCCACAACTGTGTGCTCCCTCAGAGCAGACCTCTGCTCGTGCAGCAGGGCATGAGCCTGGCACAGTGAGGCATCACAGGTCAGACAGGTCTTTATGGCCACTGCTGGCGTCTCTATGCAGTGGTCACAGTGGATGGTTGAAGATGATTTGGTTGCCCTGCTTGGAGCTGTTGTCTGTAGCTGTGCTGTTGGTGGCCTGTTAGTGGTGAAGTCCTTTACTTTGGTCTGAAGCCTGGTGTTTATCTCCAGAGTGAGGTCAGAGGGGAGGAATATCTGACACTCTGGACAAAAGAAAGGACCTTCATTAGGCCCATCTGTTTCCCAGACAGCCTGGATACAGGTGAGACAGAAGTCATGTCCACATGGGAGCGTCACTGGATCTGTGAAGAAATCCTGGCAGACAGGACACTTCCAACTTTCCTCAACCGTCCCCATAGCTCTGCTTGCACCTGGTATGGCAGCACAGTGTGCTCTGTGCTCCCAGCCTTCCTGCTCATGAATGTTTCAAAGGCCTCAGTGTCAGATTACTAAAGAAGAGTTAATAGCTTCCAGTAGCTGTTTCACACCATTGACTCTCAGGGAGACCACACAATGGCACATTTCCAACAAACTGGATTAGGTGAAATAAATGACCAGTTTTTTGTTCTAGATGTAGTTtcgttaaaaaaagaaacaaaggaatCAATTTTAGTATGAACTTTCATCCTTGAACTGtggtttgaaataaaaaacgAAAGTCGCTTTTTCAGAAGCTTTCAACAGCATCTCAAGCATCTTCATCAGCAAATACTGGCATGACAGCTTGACGAGTTATTAAGTCAGAAAACGAATTAAAATTTATGGAATGTGCCTACACTAATATCCAGCGTTAATTAGAGCTGTTATATTGTTATATGGTCAGCTTTACAATTTGTCATGAATACACTGTTATTTTTCATAAACAAATAtgtgacattgtgttttatttgatgaattcggataattacatttttacaggtGATGTTTTTGAGTCGTTGTGTTTAAAGTCAAAATGAATCCATATTATCACTATGAAACATTCATCCcacacatcaaaataaaaatgcatttactcTCTTGTTCCTGTGCTTGTACTTCCCATAGCTACGCAAAGTGTCCGCCCATCAAAAGAACTATTTCTACGTATGCAACAGTTGATCTGCTTTAGTCAGTCTCTTCCTACGTGAACATATCCTACGTAGACGTCCTTCGTGAATAGCTCAATTAACGCTGTACTCAACCAACGTGGGCTGTGGATGTGGCAGCAAAGTAACGCCAGTCCTGCTGACTACGTGTCCTCTGCAGTGCACTCACAAGTGTAGTTGTGGTTCGTGTTTGTATATTTCCGTATTGTCTGGTAAGTAGTCCTTTTGTATAAATATTCTTCCGTCCATTTTGCCAGAGATAACCGCTTTGCAGTGAGGTAGCCGGTCattgctaatgctagctaacgttagctagcccCAAGTATCACTGAATAACAGCAGTAACACTAAACATATAGCTCCAGTCTGTTAGCCATATTAACTAACTTGCTAACTTCAGTTACTTCACATATGTTGGAGGTTTTTGGTGTGAATAGCGCCTAGCCCCTGGCTATTTAGCTAatgtttttagcaaatgttaataAACTATCTAGTACAAATATTGTCATCTTCACTAGGTCAGTATGCCAAGTTCAAGTACCAACACAGTGCTGAACATCATAATGCATAGATTTCCAGTTACTAAATAATGctcaaattaataataatctttattggTTTTGTTATGGTATTTTATCTTCTTCATACTTTAAGCCTTTATGTAGAAAGCCACCCATACACACTGTCTATCAATCCTTAAGGCTGCATATCACAGATGAGGTTATTGCACTGTTACAGTAACCTGGCACTGGTTTATGTGTTCATCACAGCTGTCCTCAAGCATCAGTGCCATGTTTGCCAGGCTGGCCTTGTGCTCTCGCCTGCCATCCAGAAACTGGCAGTCAAATTGCAGTCGAGTTTCCATCAGAGCTTTTTCCCAAGCTAAATGTGAGTAATCAGCCAACTTCTTACCTGAAGTGGACATTGTTCTCACCATCTCTTTCCCTTTGCTATGTATGATACAATGATGCATGCTGATGAGTAATAaaatgttactgtgtttttctcttcagtctCACTCCCACGTCCCCATGGGAAGTCTTTTGCCCACCGCAGTGAGTTAAAGCAGGCCAAACGCATTGTAGTGAAGCTGGGGAGTGCTGTGGTGACACGTGGAGATGAGTGCGGCCTGGCACTGGGCCGACTGGCCTCAATAGTAGAGCAGGTAAAACCACATTAATATTGTTGATACAGACAAGAGATGAACTTTTGTTGATGATAGTTGTTTTTTTACGTGCGATCATATGTGAGACAGCACACATTACAAAGTGGACATCCTTGATGAGTGATCTTGGCCATTAAAGAGGAACTTGAATGGTGTTGTCCTCGTCTGTCCTATCAGGTGGCCATGCTACAGAATCAAGGCAGGGAGATGATGATTGTCACCAGTGGTGCTGTGGCGTTTGGGAAGCAGAGACTGAGACATGAGATCCTGCTGTCTCAGAGTGTCAGACAAGCCTTGCATTCTGGACAAAACCAACTCAAAGACATGGTGAATAATAGCATTTAACCCCAAATAGGACATAAACATTTGTTAGATTTTGTTCATAACCTTGTATTTTAACCTTAGTGAAATTTCTCGGTTTTTCAGTCAATTCCAGTTTTGGAGGCAAGAGCCTGTGCAGCTGCTGGACAGAGCGGTCTGATGGCCTTGTATGAAGCTATGTTCACCCAGTACAGCATCTGCACTGCACAAGTATATACTAGACTTTTATCACAGAATACAATGCTGACAGAGAATGACTGAAGcatctttacattttcttgCATTTCGGTCTCCTTCTTTAGATTCTGGTCACCAATCTGGATTTCCATGATGAGCAGAAGCGCCGCAATCTGAACAGCACACTTCATGAACTGCTACGGATGAACATAGTTCCTATCATCAACACCAATGATGCTGTTGTTCCACCCCCTGTTCCCAACAGTGATTTACAGGGGGTAAATGTGGGTACTGTGTGATGGGCGCACTGGGAATGCTAAATGTTGTCCAGAGTTGTGGTGGCTTGCCTAAAGCATGCATACACAAAAGACGTATGTTTCTTTTCACTTACATTTCCACCCTCACTGACACTTACTTCTTGGACGTATGGTTTAATTTTTGTGGTTGCTTTAAATGTTCTCTGCTAATTCAAACGtggttttcttattttctgccATTATATCGTGCACAGAGCTACCTGTGTTATCTCCTTTTGGAAAGAGGTGaacatatgttgtttgttttacaccTGAATGGGACTGTCAGGCTTTTGTTGCATGGTAGCAACTGACAAGATGTTCGATGATGAGCTACAATGACTTTCCATTTGGCTTAatgaattttctgtttgtatttcaggTAATAAGTATCAAGGATAATGACAGCTTGGCTGCACGACTTGCTGTTGAAATGAAAGCGGACCTCCTTATTGCCCTGTCTGATGTTCAAGGTACAGATAAAACCATTAATTTGTTGATGTATGTTAATTTGCATGTAAGCATTAATTTTAGTTCACTGTATGTgctattaaatgttttcaaaggGGCTACATctaaggaataaataaataattaatttcactCTGATTTCTTAACACATTCAACATAATTTATAACAAATTATGTTATTGGTAAATTATTATATTGAGTACCAAAACACTGAACCAAAATccctttaaaaacatataaatatgtCACACAGATAAAAACTTCAAATCTGTTTTTGAGGGGGTGACCAACAAATAATAAATTTTACAGAGACAGTATATAATTGACACATGTTAAATAAATTTCAACACTAGTTCACAAAGGCCTCTGATTCTCTTTTTCACCTTCCATATTAAGCCATCTCTGCTTTGCTTTTATTCATTACCTTATGTCTCTGAGTCATATATAAATAGTAAACTTTCTACTGTACATACTGTCTGGTCATACCGTCTGGTCAGGTTTTTCTTGATGAAAAGATATCAATATCAGCGTGACTGCTTCGGTTCTATAAaggatttaaaaaggaaaacaattcTGTCCAACAGGCTTATTCGACAGTCCCCCGGGAACAGATGATGCCAAGCTTATTGATATATTCTATCCTGGAGACCAGCAGTCAATCACGTACGGCACTAAGTCCAGAGTTGGCATTGGCGGCATGGAAGCCAAGGTCAGCATGACAGAAAGTATTTGATttcacagtgtaaacaggaCTGAGTTGGTTTAATGATGAAAAAGTTATACTCAAGGATTTTGTCTGAATCAGGTCAAAGCAGCACTTTGGGCACTACAGGGTGGGACGTCTGTTGTCATTGCCAATGGCACAGATCCTAAAGTCACAGGCCATGTCATCACAGACATTGTGGAAGGGAAGAAAGTTGGCACCTTCTTCTCAGAAGTGAAACCTGCAGGTAATGGGTAAAACCATCTGGAAAGAATATTTTactcacttgtgtgtgtgtgtgtgtgtttttttatactTGATGCACGTGTTTTTGACACCACCAGGTCCAACTgtggagcagcagacagagatggCCCGGCATGCAGGCAGGGCTTTGGCCTCCCTGCTCCCTGAACAGGTGAGTTTCTTGCTCCCTCGATGTGGTGGGGCTAACTGAAGAGAcgttttaaaatattatatagtATATGAAGACTATTTTATCAAGAGGTCCAAATTGTTTTAGGCTCGATTGCAGCAGAATCATCTCCAATGTCAAATCAATATCTTTTTATATCTTCTCTCACTGACACAGTGAAATAGCACTTGCAGTTtaatcaaacatgttttcattaaggTGATCTTTAGGTCAAATCCCCTAATTACAGTATATTGACCTCATGTCATTcctaaattaattaaatgccaagattaaaaacaggaaaaaagtaaaaaatcattttcacaacGAGATGCAGGGAGTTGCCaatttcatttagttttaagtTCTTCTGGTAGTGGCTTTAATTACTCTGTAAGTCTGGTATGTGTTAATAACATTgaggtgtgtttatttttttttccagagaggAGAGATCATCTGCTGCCTTTCTGAGCTGctcacagagaagaaagaagagattcTCAGTGCCAACAAGAGAGACATGGAGTTAGCAACAGCATCAGGTACAGTCACAGAGAAGAGACACTCATCACCTTAATCCACAGCTGCCTGACTCAAACGTCATGCCCTGCCACTCATCTGTAGCAGGGGAAACTGACATAAGAAGGAGGCTTTGATCATCTGGTTGTCAGCATTGGTTGACATTTGCCCTAGCTCTGGTGTCCATCAGCCATGTTGGCAGTAAGATGCTTATGAATGCATAGTACTTGTAAGTTTTGCAGGAGTCATTGTGTGCCTTGTGTTGTAGGGCTGCATGGCATTGTGTGTAGGGAGACTGCTCTTCATGTGGATGAGCAAAGTTCTTACTCCTGCTTTACAGTGTCTCTGTTTGCTGAAAGCAGAAAGACTTACTCTGCACAGATCTATGGAGTAATGCATTGTCAGTATTTACTCATATCTTTCATGTATCTCTCCTCATAGGTCGTTTCTCCCAGGCTCTGATCGACCGCCTGAGTCTGTCAACTGCTAAGCTAAACAGCCTCGCCA is a window of Seriola aureovittata isolate HTS-2021-v1 ecotype China chromosome 14, ASM2101889v1, whole genome shotgun sequence DNA encoding:
- the LOC130181834 gene encoding delta-1-pyrroline-5-carboxylate synthase-like isoform X1; translation: MFARLALCSRLPSRNWQSNCSRVSIRAFSQAKFSLPRPHGKSFAHRSELKQAKRIVVKLGSAVVTRGDECGLALGRLASIVEQVAMLQNQGREMMIVTSGAVAFGKQRLRHEILLSQSVRQALHSGQNQLKDMSIPVLEARACAAAGQSGLMALYEAMFTQYSICTAQILVTNLDFHDEQKRRNLNSTLHELLRMNIVPIINTNDAVVPPPVPNSDLQGVNVISIKDNDSLAARLAVEMKADLLIALSDVQGLFDSPPGTDDAKLIDIFYPGDQQSITYGTKSRVGIGGMEAKVKAALWALQGGTSVVIANGTDPKVTGHVITDIVEGKKVGTFFSEVKPAGPTVEQQTEMARHAGRALASLLPEQRGEIICCLSELLTEKKEEILSANKRDMELATASGRFSQALIDRLSLSTAKLNSLAIGLRQLAVSSRDSVGRVLRRTRVANNLELEQITVPIGVLLVIFESRPDCLPQVSALAIASGNALLLKGGKEAAHTNKILHQLTQEALSIHGVTDAIQLVSTREEVEDLCRLDKLIDLIIPRGSSELVREIQRAAKGIPVLGHSEGVCHVYVDNDASIDKAIDVVKDSKCDYPAACNAMETLLIHKDLLRTPIFDQIIDMLRIEHVKIHAGPRFASYLTFSPSEVKSLRSEYGDLECCIEVVDSMQEAVDHIHKYGSSHTDVIVTENEETAEQFLQQVDSACVFWNSSSRFADGYRFGLGAEVGISTARIHARGPVGLEGLLTTKWILRGEGHTVADFSEQGSMKYLHENIPIPQGSFS
- the LOC130181834 gene encoding delta-1-pyrroline-5-carboxylate synthase-like isoform X2 is translated as MFARLALCSRLPSRNWQSNCSRVSIRAFSQAKFSLPRPHGKSFAHRSELKQAKRIVVKLGSAVVTRGDECGLALGRLASIVEQVAMLQNQGREMMIVTSGAVAFGKQRLRHEILLSQSVRQALHSGQNQLKDMSIPVLEARACAAAGQSGLMALYEAMFTQYSICTAQILVTNLDFHDEQKRRNLNSTLHELLRMNIVPIINTNDAVVPPPVPNSDLQGVISIKDNDSLAARLAVEMKADLLIALSDVQGLFDSPPGTDDAKLIDIFYPGDQQSITYGTKSRVGIGGMEAKVKAALWALQGGTSVVIANGTDPKVTGHVITDIVEGKKVGTFFSEVKPAGPTVEQQTEMARHAGRALASLLPEQRGEIICCLSELLTEKKEEILSANKRDMELATASGRFSQALIDRLSLSTAKLNSLAIGLRQLAVSSRDSVGRVLRRTRVANNLELEQITVPIGVLLVIFESRPDCLPQVSALAIASGNALLLKGGKEAAHTNKILHQLTQEALSIHGVTDAIQLVSTREEVEDLCRLDKLIDLIIPRGSSELVREIQRAAKGIPVLGHSEGVCHVYVDNDASIDKAIDVVKDSKCDYPAACNAMETLLIHKDLLRTPIFDQIIDMLRIEHVKIHAGPRFASYLTFSPSEVKSLRSEYGDLECCIEVVDSMQEAVDHIHKYGSSHTDVIVTENEETAEQFLQQVDSACVFWNSSSRFADGYRFGLGAEVGISTARIHARGPVGLEGLLTTKWILRGEGHTVADFSEQGSMKYLHENIPIPQGSFS
- the LOC130180941 gene encoding tripartite motif-containing protein 14-like, translating into MGTVEESWKCPVCQDFFTDPVTLPCGHDFCLTCIQAVWETDGPNEGPFFCPECQIFLPSDLTLEINTRLQTKVKDFTTNRPPTAQLQTTAPSRATKSSSTIHCDHCIETPAVAIKTCLTCDASLCQAHALLHEQRSALREHTVVEVTGDPLSLKCREHRDELKLFCMEERVPVCCLCVLVGMHKNHKASQLHDACVHFKGMLETTMNQLLKRRSEAELAIKDLESLYTQTVKSAADFRERISDKYSRIRVVLDGDERLMMQIIDEEETYMTEWLEAQRGIMEAQIKQIDSLRASSKSLLQDTNDLRFLQQITAQNLCEPLDLAPIQEVDRVLCDPEKLRTVEKLVDELSVALSQHFPRMWSYLSSPALDSKTAHPKLEISQDRKQVYWRREPVSEDLSPQPYDSQCSVLAQESFTTGQHYWEVIVQEKPYWLIGMTTGPADKKDGSSQSSSSLGVTNTSWCIYHGDGQYLACHDTQEKQLSVGKRVRKLGILTNLQKGELSFYDADAITLLHSFCVQCTEPLYPMLNPCIDVKGLNRQPLTLFCIKDP